A single region of the Salmo salar chromosome ssa16, Ssal_v3.1, whole genome shotgun sequence genome encodes:
- the LOC106573397 gene encoding ETS homologous factor isoform X2, whose product MVRHTTCIMSIPSTASIESQLPTTWSSYPCPDISTVMPGYTSRLWSQDYKPQYWSKYLVWQWLQQMVDMHQIDAASIHFQNFDVDGRQLCSMTYQDFTRAAGTMGPILYQSLNELKWSGQYPGVEFNPLNIIKSELDDLPCPFPEPSIYPADTKGSHIHPHQIKKHNPRGTHLWEFIRDILLNPERNAGLLKWEDRTDGVFRFLKSEAVAQLWGKKKNNSSMTYEKLSRAMRYYYKREILEHVDGRRLVYKFGKNAQGWRVSEK is encoded by the exons ATGGTCCGTCATACCACCTGTATCATGAGCATCCCTTCCACTGCCAGCATTGAGAGCCAGCTGCCCACAACATGGAGCTCCTACCCCTGCCCAGACA TTTCCACAGTGATGCCCGGTTACACCAGTCGCCTGTGGTCCCAGGACTACAAGCCTCAGTATTGGTCAAAGTACCTGGTGTGGCAATGGCTACAGCAGATGGTGGACATGCACCAGATTGACGCTGCCAGCATCCACTTCCAGAACTTTGATGTGGATGGCCGTCAACTGTGCAGCATGACCTACCAGGACTTCACACGCGCCGCGGGCACCATGGGGCCTATCCTCTACCAAAGCCTCAACGAGCTCAAATGGAGCG GACAGTATCCTGGTGTGGAGTTTAACCCACTGAACATTATCAAATCAGAGCTAGATG ATCTCCCTTGTCCATTCCCAGAACCTAGCATATATCCTGCAG ACACAAAGGGATCTCACATTCACCCTCATCAGATCAAAAAACACA ACCCCCGGGGGACCCACCTGTGGGAGTTCATTAGGGACATTCTGCTGAACCCAGAGCGGAATGCAGGCCTGCTCAAGTGGGAGGACCGGACAGATGGCGTGTTCCGTTTCCTTAAGTCAGAGGCTGTTGCTCAGCTGTGGGGCAAGAAGAAGAACAACAGCAGCATGACCTACGAGAAGCTCAGCCGAGCTATGAG ATATTACTACAAACGGGAAATCCTGGAACACGTGGATGGCCGAAGGCTAGTCTACAAGTTTGGAAAAAATGCACAAGGATGGAGGGTGTCAGAAAAGTAA
- the LOC106573397 gene encoding ETS homologous factor isoform X1, whose product MVRHTTCIMSIPSTASIESQLPTTWSSYPCPDISTVMPGYTSRLWSQDYKPQYWSKYLVWQWLQQMVDMHQIDAASIHFQNFDVDGRQLCSMTYQDFTRAAGTMGPILYQSLNELKWSGQYPGVEFNPLNIIKSELDDLPCPFPEPSIYPADIFDPSCQCLAPVSSPTTSSPDTKGSHIHPHQIKKHNPRGTHLWEFIRDILLNPERNAGLLKWEDRTDGVFRFLKSEAVAQLWGKKKNNSSMTYEKLSRAMRYYYKREILEHVDGRRLVYKFGKNAQGWRVSEK is encoded by the exons ATGGTCCGTCATACCACCTGTATCATGAGCATCCCTTCCACTGCCAGCATTGAGAGCCAGCTGCCCACAACATGGAGCTCCTACCCCTGCCCAGACA TTTCCACAGTGATGCCCGGTTACACCAGTCGCCTGTGGTCCCAGGACTACAAGCCTCAGTATTGGTCAAAGTACCTGGTGTGGCAATGGCTACAGCAGATGGTGGACATGCACCAGATTGACGCTGCCAGCATCCACTTCCAGAACTTTGATGTGGATGGCCGTCAACTGTGCAGCATGACCTACCAGGACTTCACACGCGCCGCGGGCACCATGGGGCCTATCCTCTACCAAAGCCTCAACGAGCTCAAATGGAGCG GACAGTATCCTGGTGTGGAGTTTAACCCACTGAACATTATCAAATCAGAGCTAGATG ATCTCCCTTGTCCATTCCCAGAACCTAGCATATATCCTGCAG acatttttgatccCTCATGTCAATGCCTCGCACCTGTGTCATCGCCCACTACCTCAAGTCCAG ACACAAAGGGATCTCACATTCACCCTCATCAGATCAAAAAACACA ACCCCCGGGGGACCCACCTGTGGGAGTTCATTAGGGACATTCTGCTGAACCCAGAGCGGAATGCAGGCCTGCTCAAGTGGGAGGACCGGACAGATGGCGTGTTCCGTTTCCTTAAGTCAGAGGCTGTTGCTCAGCTGTGGGGCAAGAAGAAGAACAACAGCAGCATGACCTACGAGAAGCTCAGCCGAGCTATGAG ATATTACTACAAACGGGAAATCCTGGAACACGTGGATGGCCGAAGGCTAGTCTACAAGTTTGGAAAAAATGCACAAGGATGGAGGGTGTCAGAAAAGTAA